The Triplophysa dalaica isolate WHDGS20190420 chromosome 5, ASM1584641v1, whole genome shotgun sequence genome window below encodes:
- the LOC130420791 gene encoding histone H2B-like translates to MPEPAKPAPKKGSKKAATKTAVKGGKKRRKSRKESYAIYVYKVLKQVHPDTGISSKAMGIMNSFVNDIFERIAGESSRLAHYNKRSTITSREIQTAVRLLLPGELAKHAVSEGTKAVTKYTSSK, encoded by the coding sequence ATGCCTGAACCAGCCAAACCCGCGCCCAAGAAGGGCTCTAAGAAGGCCGCAACCAAGACCGCCGTTAAGGGAGGAAAGAAGCGCAGAAAGTCCAGGAAGGAGAGTTACGCCATCTACGTGTACAAAGTGCTCAAGCAGGTCCACCCCGACACCGGCATCTCTTCCAAGGCGATGGGCATCATGAACTCTTTCGTCAACGACATCTTCGAGCGCATCGCCGGTGAGTCGTCTCGTCTCGCGCACTACAACAAGCGCTCCACCATCACGtcgagagagatccagaccgccgtgcgtctgctgctgcccggtgaactcgccaaacacgccgtgtccgagggcaccaaagccgtcaccaagtacaccagctccaagtaa
- the LOC130420807 gene encoding histone H4, whose translation MSGRGKGGKGLGKGGAKRHRKVLRDNIQGITKPAIRRLARRGGVKRISGLIYEETRGVLKVFLENVIRDAVTYTEHAKRKTVTAMDVVYALKRQGRTLYGFGG comes from the coding sequence ATGTCTGGAAGAGGTAAAGGCGGAAAGGGACTCGGAAAAGGAGGCGCGAAGCGTCATCGTAAAGTTCTGCGTGATAACATCCAGGGCATCACCAAACCCGCCATCCGTCGTCTCGCTCGACGCGGCGGAGTGAAACGTATCTCCGGTCTGATCTACGAGGAGACTCGCGGTGTGTTGAAGGTGTTTCTGGAGAATGTTATCCGTGACGCCGTCACCTACACCGAGCACGCCAAGAGAAAGACCGTCACCGCCATGGACGTCGTGTACGCGCTGAAACGACAGGGACGCACTCTGTACGGCTTCGGAGGTTAA
- the LOC130420748 gene encoding histone H2A-like produces the protein MSGRGKTGGKARAKAKTRSSRAGLQFPVGRVHRLLRKGNYAHRVGAGAPVYLAAVLEYLTAEILELAGNAARDNKKTRIIPRHLQLAVRNDEELNKLLGRVTIAQGGVLPNIQAVLLPKKTEKPAKTK, from the coding sequence atgagCGGCAGAGGCAAAACCGGCGGCAAAGCGAGAGCTAAGGCCAAGACTCGCTCCTCTAGAGCTGGACTTCAGTTTCCCGTGGGTCGCGTCCACAGACTCCTCCGTAAAGGCAACTATGCGCATCGTGTGGGTGCCGGTGCCCCAGTGTATCTGGCCGCCGTGCTCGAGTATCTGACCGCTGAGATCCTCGAGTTGGCCGGAAACGCCGCTCGAGACAATAAGAAGACTCGCATCATCCCCCGTCACTTGCAGCTGGCGGTGCGCAACGACGAGGAGCTGAACAAACTTCTGGGCAGAGTGACCATCGCTCAGGGCGGCGTTCTGCCCAACATCCAGGCCGTGCTGCTGCCCAAGAAGACCGAGAAGCCCGCCAAGACCAAGTAA
- the LOC130420727 gene encoding histone H1-like isoform X1, translating into MAETAPAPAAPPAKAPKKKSAAKPKTAGPGASDLIVKAVTASKERNGVSLAALKKALTAGGYDVEKNNSRVKLAIKSLVTKGTLVQTKGTGASGSFKLNKKQVETKKPAKKAAPKAKKPAVKKPAAKSPKKVKKPAATAAKKATKSPKKAKKPAAPKKAAKSPKKAAKSPKKVKAAKPKTTKPKAAKPKRAAPKKK; encoded by the exons ATGGCAGAAACCGCTCCAGCTCCAGCAGCCCCGCCGGCGAAAGCGCCCAAGAAGAAATCTGCGGCCAAACCCAAGACAGCGGGTCCAGGCGCGAGTGATCTCATCGTTAAAGCCGTGACGGCCTCCAAGGAGAGAAACGGTGTGTCTCTGGCCGCCCTGAAGAAAGCTCTCACCGCCGGCGGATACGATGTGGAGAAGAACAACTCCCGCGTCAAGCTCGCCATCAAGAGCCTCGTGACTAAAGGCACACTGGTCCAGACTAAAGGAACCGGTGCTTCAGGATCTTTCAAACTCAACAAAAAACAAGTCGAGACTAAGAAGCCAGCGAAGAAAGCCGCTCCTAAAGCAAAGAAGCCCGCAGTGAAGAAGCCCGCTGCT AAGTCTCCCAAGAAGGTCAAGAAACCTGCCGCCACCGCCGCTAAAAAGGCAACGAAGAGCCCCAAGAAGGCGAAGAAGCCAGCGGCCCCCAAGAAAGCAGCCAAGAGTCCGAAGAAAGCAGCTAAAAGCCCCAAGAAGGTCAAGGCTGCAAAACCCAAGACGACGAAGCCCAAAGCAGCTAAGCCTAAAAGGGCCGCCCCGAAAAAGAAGTAA
- the LOC130420727 gene encoding histone H1-like isoform X2 encodes MAETAPAPAAPPAKAPKKKSAAKPKTAGPGASDLIVKAVTASKERNGVSLAALKKALTAGGYDVEKNNSRVKLAIKSLVTKGTLVQTKGTGASGSFKLNKKQVETKKPAKKAAPKAKKPAVKKPAAAAKKPKTAVAKKTAAKKSPKKVKKPAATAAKKATKSPKKAKKPAAPKKAAKSPKKAAKSPKKVKAAKPKTTKPKAAKPKRAAPKKK; translated from the coding sequence ATGGCAGAAACCGCTCCAGCTCCAGCAGCCCCGCCGGCGAAAGCGCCCAAGAAGAAATCTGCGGCCAAACCCAAGACAGCGGGTCCAGGCGCGAGTGATCTCATCGTTAAAGCCGTGACGGCCTCCAAGGAGAGAAACGGTGTGTCTCTGGCCGCCCTGAAGAAAGCTCTCACCGCCGGCGGATACGATGTGGAGAAGAACAACTCCCGCGTCAAGCTCGCCATCAAGAGCCTCGTGACTAAAGGCACACTGGTCCAGACTAAAGGAACCGGTGCTTCAGGATCTTTCAAACTCAACAAAAAACAAGTCGAGACTAAGAAGCCAGCGAAGAAAGCCGCTCCTAAAGCAAAGAAGCCCGCAGTGAAGAAGCCCGCTGCTGCTGCCAAGAAGCCGAAGACCGCAGTGGCGAAGAAGACCGCCGCAAAGAAGTCTCCCAAGAAGGTCAAGAAACCTGCCGCCACCGCCGCTAAAAAGGCAACGAAGAGCCCCAAGAAGGCGAAGAAGCCAGCGGCCCCCAAGAAAGCAGCCAAGAGTCCGAAGAAAGCAGCTAAAAGCCCCAAGAAGGTCAAGGCTGCAAAACCCAAGACGACGAAGCCCAAAGCAGCTAAGCCTAAAAGGGCCGCCCCGAAAAAGAAGTAA
- the LOC130420763 gene encoding histone H2A-like, translating into MSGRGKTGGKSRAKAKTRSSRAGLQFPVGRVHRLLRKGNYAHRVGAGAPVYLAAVLEYLTAEILELAGNAARDNKKSRIIPRHLQLAVRNDEELNRLLGGVTIAQGGVLPNIQAVLLPKKTDKPAKTK; encoded by the coding sequence ATGAGTGGAAGAGGTAAAACTGGCGGTAAATCAAGAGCGAAAGCTAAGACTCGGTCATCCAGAGCGGGTCTTCAGTTTCCCGTCGGCCGTGTTCACAGGCTACTTCGCAAAGGTAACTACGCACATCGCGTCGGTGCCGGAGCTCCAGTTTATCTCGCCGCTGTCCTCGAGTATCTCACCGCTGAGATCTTGGAGTTGGCCGGAAACGCCGCTCGGGACAACAAGAAGAGCCGGATCATTCCCCGCCATCTACAGCTGGCCGTGCGTAACGACGAGGAGTTGAACAGACTTCTGGGCGGCGTGACCATCGCCCAGGGCGGTGTGTTGCCCAACATCCAGGCGGTCTTACTGCCCAAGAAGACTGACAAACCCGCTAAGACCAAGTAA
- the LOC130420731 gene encoding histone H3-like has protein sequence MARTKQTARKSTGGKAPRKQLATKAARKSAPATGGVKKPHRYRPGTVALREIRRYQKSTELLIRKLPFQRLVREIAQDFKTDLRFQSSAVMALQESSEAYLVGLFEDTNLCAIHAKRVTIMPKDIQLARRIRGERA, from the coding sequence ATGGCAAGAACCAAGCAGACCGCCCGTAAGTCCACCGGTGGCAAAGCCCCGAGGAAGCAGCTCGCCACCAAAGCCGCCCGTAAGAGCGCTCCCGCCACCGGCGGCGTGAAGAAGCCTCATCGTTACAGGCCCGGCACCGTGGCTCTGAGAGAGATCCGCCGCTACCAGAAGTCCACCGAGCTGCTCATCCGCAAACTGCCTTTCCAGCGCCTGGTGAGAGAGATCGCTCAGGACTTCAAGACGGATCTGCGCTTCCAGAGCTCCGCCGTCATGGCTCTGCAGGAGTCCAGCGAGGCTTATCTGGTCGGTCTGTTCGAGGACACAAACCTGTGCGCCATCCACGCTAAGAGGGTCACCATCATGCCCAAAGACATTCAGCTGGCCCGCCGCATCCGCGGAGAGCGCGCTTAA
- the LOC130420461 gene encoding histone H2B-like: MPEPAKPAPKKGSKKAVTKTATKTAVKGGKKRRKSRKESYAIYVYKVLKQVHPDTGISSKAMGIMNSFVNDIFERIAGESSRLAHYNKRSTITSREIQTAVRLLLPGELAKHAVSEGTKAVTKYTSSK; this comes from the coding sequence ATGCCTGAACCAGCCAAACCCGCGCCCAAGAAGGGCTCTAAGAAGGCCGTCACCAAGACCGCCACCAAGACCGCCGTTAAGGGAGGAAAGAAGCGCAGAAAGTCCAGGAAGGAGAGTTACGCCATCTACGTGTACAAAGTGCTCAAGCAGGTCCACCCCGACACCGGCATCTCTTCCAAGGCGATGGGCATCATGAACTCTTTCGTCAACGACATCTTCGAGCGCATCGCCGGTGAGTCGTCTCGTCTCGCGCACTACAACAAGCGCTCCACCATCACGtcgagagagatccagaccgccgtgcgtctgctgctgcccggtgaactcgccaaacacgccgtgtccgagggcaccaaagccgtcaccaagtacaccagctccaagtaa